From the genome of Muricauda sp. SCSIO 64092, one region includes:
- a CDS encoding GatB/YqeY domain-containing protein, producing the protein MGLQENVMTELKTAMKAKDTVALEALRAIKSAILLAQTEKGGGAGLSEEDEAKLVQKLVKQRKDSAAIFKEQGREDLAEPELAQVAVIERFLPEQLTEEEIEKVVVQTIDALGASGMQDMGKVMGVVTKELAGQADGKTISTIVRNKLAT; encoded by the coding sequence ATGGGATTGCAGGAAAACGTAATGACGGAGCTAAAAACGGCAATGAAAGCAAAGGATACCGTTGCTTTGGAAGCATTGCGTGCCATTAAATCGGCCATATTGTTGGCGCAAACCGAAAAGGGTGGGGGAGCAGGACTTTCTGAGGAAGATGAAGCGAAGTTGGTTCAAAAGCTGGTAAAGCAGCGCAAGGACAGTGCTGCCATTTTTAAGGAGCAGGGCAGGGAAGACCTCGCAGAACCGGAATTGGCGCAAGTTGCGGTTATCGAACGGTTTTTGCCCGAACAATTGACCGAAGAGGAAATAGAAAAAGTGGTGGTACAGACCATAGATGCATTGGGAGCATCCGGAATGCAGGATATGGGGAAGGTAATGGGTGTGGTGACCAAGGAATTGGCAGGACAGGCCGATGGGAAGACCATCTCCACCATTGTTAGAAATAAATTGGCCACGTAG
- the ftsZ gene encoding cell division protein FtsZ gives MSKNNEFDNIAFDLPKNTSNVIKVIGVGGGGSNAINHMYQAGINGVDFVICNTDAQALDNSSVPNRIQLGVSLTEGLGAGANPEIGEQAALESMEDLKEMLESTTKMVFITAGMGGGTGTGAAPVIAKVAREMDILTVGIVTIPFQFEGAMRCKQAQLGIEKLRSNVDSLIVINNNKLREVYGNLGFKAGFSKADEVLATAARGIAEVITHHYTQNIDLRDAKTVLSDSGTAIMGSATASGSGRANEAIMKALDSPLLNDNKITGAKNVLLLIVSGTQEITIDEIGEINDHIQIEAGHGANIIMGVGEDENLGDAIAVTVIATGFAVDQQDDIVNTESKKIIHTLEDEQKAVQNLSSESTMVSKPTFTKAAEGEPVIKHTLEEEPGEPESDIIPTTNYIRNFNVFYEEVLPKPVEEVVASTTMDDDFIIIEAKDVINDINVIDAEVVSPKLEEDQITLTFDMPLNEMKEEKPFENTITFDLDKETKDMEVQEYVEVSPVLDYNLDGETRYNLEEYMELETQLTGARSVAETHEPKLVENELVFEKKTIKTEASSEKETGGDGNVDPFNTSISDLLKERAEERKRKLKNFNYTFKNNRKSVDDIEKEPAYKRQGIDLNENPKEQKVSRMSLGEDSNDEIQLRSNNSFLHDNVD, from the coding sequence ATGAGTAAGAACAATGAATTTGATAACATCGCATTCGATTTACCAAAGAACACAAGCAACGTCATAAAAGTAATAGGCGTTGGCGGTGGAGGTAGTAATGCCATAAACCATATGTACCAGGCCGGGATCAACGGTGTGGATTTTGTTATTTGCAATACGGACGCACAGGCACTTGACAATAGTTCGGTGCCCAACAGGATTCAATTGGGGGTCTCCCTCACCGAGGGCCTTGGCGCAGGGGCCAATCCGGAAATTGGGGAACAGGCCGCCCTGGAAAGTATGGAGGATCTTAAGGAGATGCTGGAAAGTACCACAAAGATGGTATTCATTACTGCCGGAATGGGGGGTGGAACAGGTACGGGAGCAGCGCCCGTCATTGCCAAGGTTGCCAGGGAAATGGATATTCTCACGGTGGGTATCGTCACCATTCCATTTCAGTTTGAAGGTGCCATGCGTTGCAAACAGGCTCAGTTGGGTATTGAAAAACTTCGTTCCAATGTGGATTCATTGATTGTCATCAATAATAACAAGCTTCGGGAAGTTTACGGTAATCTCGGTTTCAAGGCCGGATTCTCAAAAGCAGATGAGGTATTGGCCACAGCAGCTCGTGGTATCGCTGAAGTGATTACCCACCATTACACGCAGAACATTGACTTGAGGGATGCTAAAACCGTCCTGTCCGATAGTGGTACGGCAATTATGGGATCCGCAACCGCTTCAGGTTCAGGAAGGGCCAATGAGGCCATTATGAAAGCTTTGGATTCCCCATTGTTGAATGACAACAAAATTACTGGTGCTAAAAATGTTTTGTTGCTCATTGTTTCCGGTACGCAGGAAATTACGATAGACGAGATTGGTGAAATCAATGACCATATCCAAATAGAGGCTGGTCATGGTGCAAATATCATCATGGGTGTTGGTGAAGATGAGAATTTAGGGGATGCCATAGCAGTAACCGTGATAGCCACCGGTTTTGCAGTGGACCAGCAAGATGACATTGTGAATACGGAATCCAAAAAGATTATCCACACTTTGGAAGATGAGCAAAAGGCAGTCCAAAACCTAAGCTCGGAAAGCACTATGGTCAGTAAGCCTACCTTCACTAAAGCTGCGGAGGGGGAACCGGTAATCAAGCATACTTTGGAAGAAGAGCCTGGGGAACCGGAGTCCGATATCATACCCACTACCAATTATATTCGAAACTTCAATGTGTTTTATGAGGAAGTGCTGCCAAAGCCTGTAGAAGAGGTTGTGGCCAGTACCACCATGGATGACGATTTCATTATTATAGAAGCTAAGGACGTTATTAATGACATCAATGTCATTGATGCTGAAGTTGTCTCTCCAAAACTCGAGGAGGATCAAATCACATTGACCTTTGATATGCCTTTAAACGAGATGAAAGAGGAAAAGCCTTTTGAGAATACCATCACTTTTGATCTGGACAAGGAGACAAAGGATATGGAAGTTCAAGAGTATGTGGAAGTGAGTCCGGTCCTGGACTACAATTTGGATGGTGAAACACGATATAACCTGGAAGAATATATGGAGTTGGAGACCCAACTCACCGGTGCCCGTTCCGTTGCCGAGACCCATGAACCAAAATTAGTGGAGAACGAATTGGTCTTTGAGAAAAAGACTATAAAAACTGAGGCTTCCTCAGAAAAGGAAACAGGAGGGGATGGCAATGTAGACCCCTTTAATACGTCAATAAGTGATTTATTGAAAGAACGAGCCGAAGAACGCAAACGTAAACTAAAAAATTTCAATTACACCTTTAAGAACAATAGAAAGAGTGTGGATGATATTGAAAAGGAGCCTGCGTACAAGCGCCAGGGAATTGATTTAAATGAAAATCCAAAGGAACAAAAGGTCTCTCGGATGAGTTTAGGGGAAGACAGTAATGATGAAATTCAACTGCGCTCCAATAATTCATTTCTCCATGACAATGTTGATTAG
- the ftsA gene encoding cell division protein FtsA codes for MEQGKYSVGLDIGTTKIVAIIGRENEYGKIEVLGTGRSKSLGVHRGVVNNITQTISSIQQAVEQAELNAGLKIGSVVVGIAGQHIRSLQHSDYITRSDAEEVINENDLDKLCNQVYKLVMLPGEEIIHVLPQEYRVDGQSEIKQPIGMYGGRLEANFHVVVGQVSSIKNIGRCIKSAGLDLGNITLEPLASAEAVLSQEEKEAGVALIDIGGGTSDLAIFKDGIIRHTAVIPFGGNVITEDIKEGCSIIEKQAELLKIKFGSAWPGENKDNEIVSIPGLRGREPKEITLKNLSKIIHARVVEIIEQVYVEIKNYGHEEQKRKLIAGIVLTGGGSQLKHLKQLVEYITGMDTRIGYPNEHLAGDSDDEIASPLYATAVGLLMNAVQSDAKNQQQESVDPEPEKVLAGEEAQAAGNTVQVKERKTIFDKWSEKLKDFLDNAE; via the coding sequence ATGGAACAAGGTAAGTATTCAGTCGGGTTAGACATTGGGACAACCAAAATTGTGGCCATCATTGGCCGTGAGAACGAATATGGTAAAATAGAGGTTTTGGGCACGGGTCGTTCAAAAAGTTTGGGTGTCCATAGGGGTGTTGTCAACAATATTACCCAAACGATATCTTCCATACAACAAGCAGTGGAACAGGCAGAATTGAATGCGGGTTTGAAAATCGGTTCCGTTGTGGTGGGTATTGCCGGACAACATATACGAAGCTTACAGCATAGTGACTATATCACCAGATCGGATGCTGAAGAAGTCATCAATGAAAATGATTTGGACAAGTTGTGCAACCAAGTATACAAATTGGTGATGTTGCCCGGGGAGGAAATTATCCATGTGCTACCACAGGAATACCGGGTGGATGGCCAATCGGAGATCAAACAACCCATTGGCATGTACGGTGGTCGACTGGAAGCCAATTTCCATGTGGTGGTAGGTCAGGTTTCATCCATAAAGAACATTGGTAGGTGCATTAAAAGTGCCGGATTGGATTTAGGGAATATCACCTTGGAACCCCTTGCTTCGGCAGAAGCGGTACTGAGCCAGGAAGAGAAGGAAGCAGGTGTGGCTTTAATAGATATAGGTGGCGGTACCAGTGATTTGGCAATTTTTAAGGATGGGATCATCCGCCATACCGCAGTTATCCCTTTTGGGGGCAATGTCATTACCGAGGACATTAAGGAAGGCTGTTCCATTATAGAAAAGCAGGCAGAGTTGCTCAAAATCAAATTTGGATCGGCCTGGCCCGGGGAAAACAAGGATAATGAAATTGTGTCCATACCCGGACTTAGGGGAAGGGAACCCAAGGAAATTACCCTGAAGAACCTTTCCAAGATTATCCACGCCAGGGTTGTTGAAATTATAGAGCAGGTGTATGTGGAAATCAAGAACTATGGACATGAAGAGCAGAAGAGAAAACTCATTGCCGGAATCGTACTTACCGGTGGTGGAAGTCAGTTAAAGCACCTAAAACAATTGGTGGAATACATTACGGGGATGGATACCAGAATTGGATACCCCAATGAACACTTGGCAGGGGATTCCGATGATGAAATCGCAAGCCCACTATATGCCACGGCGGTTGGACTTCTTATGAACGCAGTGCAATCCGATGCCAAAAATCAGCAACAGGAAAGTGTTGACCCAGAACCTGAAAAGGTGTTGGCGGGCGAGGAGGCCCAAGCCGCAGGAAATACCGTTCAGGTGAAAGAACGAAAAACCATTTTTGATAAATGGTCGGAAAAACTGAAGGACTTTTTAGACAACGCAGAATAA
- a CDS encoding cell division protein FtsQ/DivIB, whose product MRVNWNYIKLSVLILAIVGLYGFADYRGKNRKIDDIQIKFLGESDLYITEDAVNKLLIQNYGSVKNRKKEQVVLNTIEEIIESNPMVKNAQVYFSIEGKLISEIVQRNPIGRIEGVNRFYLDDEGKHMPLSRYHSARVPIITGKITGKSLEDAYVILDYINRDDFLRKNVIGIHIKDEGNYQLKLRVEDFVVNLGDVENLDEKFKNFMAFYLKATRDKTLGKYAVVSLEFDNQVVCTKI is encoded by the coding sequence ATGCGAGTTAATTGGAATTATATAAAACTGTCGGTTTTGATTCTGGCCATTGTGGGGCTGTATGGTTTTGCGGACTATAGGGGGAAAAATAGAAAAATTGATGATATACAGATCAAGTTTCTGGGAGAGAGCGATTTGTATATCACCGAAGACGCAGTTAATAAATTGTTAATACAAAATTACGGCAGCGTAAAAAACAGGAAAAAAGAACAAGTAGTTTTGAATACCATAGAAGAGATTATCGAGTCCAATCCTATGGTTAAAAACGCCCAAGTCTACTTCTCAATTGAGGGGAAACTTATTTCAGAAATCGTTCAACGTAATCCTATTGGAAGAATAGAAGGGGTCAACAGGTTCTATCTGGATGATGAGGGAAAACATATGCCGCTGTCAAGGTACCACTCAGCCCGTGTTCCCATTATTACAGGTAAGATTACGGGCAAGAGTCTGGAGGACGCCTATGTTATCCTGGATTACATTAATAGGGATGACTTTTTGAGAAAAAATGTAATAGGGATCCATATCAAGGATGAAGGGAACTACCAATTGAAGTTAAGGGTGGAGGATTTTGTGGTAAATCTTGGAGATGTGGAAAACTTGGACGAGAAGTTCAAGAACTTCATGGCTTTTTATTTAAAAGCAACCAGGGACAAGACGTTGGGAAAATATGCCGTAGTGAGTTTGGAATTTGATAATCAAGTGGTTTGCACCAAAATATAA
- the murC gene encoding UDP-N-acetylmuramate--L-alanine ligase, which yields MKVRDIHSVYFIGIGGIGMSALARYFLYIGKEVAGYDKTATPLTGELENLGIAVHYEDSVVHISEEFTKAGSTLVVYTPAVPNTHSELCYFRGNGFEVKKRSEVLGLITKDTFCFAVAGTHGKTTTSCILAHLLKEVDSSFTAFLGGISEDFNSNFVFEGNTYSVVEADEFDRSFLQLSPNVACVTSMDADHLDIYGTVSDLIGAFEEFAKKLGATGKLLVKKGLPLQGITYGIEDGADYCVKNIRIQKGVYLFDIHTPSGTLQEVMFQKPGRHNLLNALAAFAMAVEAGFPAEPLARGLQSFKGVQRRFSYQIKEKDFVFIDDYAHHPAEIEAVYDAVSEMHPNLFMTVVFQPHLFSRTKDFVDGFATSLAKFDKIFLLDIYPAREKPIPGVTSDWLLKKIDNPNKKLVEKAGLLMEIQNDRPDVLITLGAGDIGLEVPKIKKALAYAS from the coding sequence TTGAAAGTAAGGGACATACATAGCGTTTACTTTATTGGCATAGGAGGCATAGGGATGTCGGCCTTAGCGCGCTATTTCCTTTACATTGGCAAGGAAGTGGCCGGATACGATAAAACGGCCACCCCACTGACCGGGGAATTGGAAAATCTAGGTATAGCCGTTCATTATGAGGATTCCGTTGTGCATATTTCCGAAGAATTCACCAAGGCGGGTTCCACACTTGTGGTGTACACTCCTGCCGTACCAAACACACATTCCGAACTCTGTTATTTTAGAGGGAACGGATTTGAGGTCAAAAAGCGTTCCGAGGTTTTGGGCCTTATCACAAAGGATACCTTTTGTTTTGCCGTTGCGGGTACCCACGGGAAAACAACCACTTCCTGCATTCTGGCCCATTTGCTAAAGGAGGTGGACAGTTCTTTTACGGCTTTCCTTGGGGGGATTTCGGAGGATTTTAATAGCAATTTTGTTTTTGAGGGCAATACGTATTCCGTAGTGGAAGCAGATGAGTTTGATCGGTCCTTTTTACAGCTTTCCCCAAATGTGGCCTGTGTGACCTCGATGGATGCGGACCATTTGGATATTTACGGCACGGTATCCGATCTGATCGGGGCATTTGAGGAGTTTGCCAAAAAACTCGGTGCAACGGGTAAGCTTTTGGTAAAAAAGGGTTTGCCTTTGCAAGGCATCACCTACGGTATTGAGGATGGAGCGGATTATTGTGTAAAAAACATTCGGATTCAAAAAGGCGTTTATCTTTTTGATATCCATACCCCTTCCGGGACTTTGCAGGAAGTAATGTTCCAAAAACCGGGAAGACATAATCTATTGAATGCGCTTGCTGCCTTTGCCATGGCGGTGGAAGCTGGATTTCCAGCCGAACCACTGGCTCGGGGACTTCAATCCTTTAAAGGGGTACAGCGGAGATTCTCTTATCAAATCAAGGAAAAGGACTTTGTATTTATTGATGATTATGCCCATCATCCAGCAGAGATAGAAGCAGTCTATGATGCAGTTTCGGAGATGCATCCCAATCTGTTCATGACGGTGGTGTTCCAACCCCATTTGTTCAGTCGGACCAAGGATTTCGTAGACGGATTTGCAACCTCCTTGGCAAAGTTCGACAAGATATTCCTTCTGGATATTTATCCTGCAAGGGAGAAGCCAATTCCAGGAGTTACATCGGACTGGCTATTGAAGAAAATCGATAATCCCAATAAAAAGTTGGTTGAAAAAGCAGGCCTATTGATGGAGATACAAAATGATAGACCAGATGTATTGATTACCCTGGGTGCAGGGGACATTGGTTTGGAAGTTCCTAAAATCAAAAAAGCATTAGCCTATGCGAGTTAA
- the murG gene encoding undecaprenyldiphospho-muramoylpentapeptide beta-N-acetylglucosaminyltransferase: MGNYKIILSGGGTGGHIYPAIAIANEIKRRYPTTNFLFVGAKDKMEMEKVPQAGYTIKGLWISGLQRKLTFKNLMFPIKLMHSLLSAGKIVNQFKPDVVIGTGGFASGPLLRVASGKGIPCVLQEQNSYAGITNKLLAGKAEKICVAYDGMERYFPKEKIVKTGNPVRADLVNTQLDKVTTAKVFGLKPNKAILLILGGSLGARRINQLVEAKLDFFKELGIQLLWQCGKLYVEDYVKHTSEEVKVVPFINNMDKAFAAADVIVSRAGASSVSELCIVGKPVLFIPSPNVAEDHQTKNALALVKEDAALLLKESRLDGEFEAVFKELMHSKERQATLGKNIKKLALPNATGHIVDEIEKLLN; this comes from the coding sequence GTGGGCAATTATAAGATCATACTTTCCGGAGGAGGGACTGGCGGACATATTTATCCCGCCATTGCGATTGCCAATGAAATAAAAAGGCGGTATCCTACTACCAATTTTTTATTTGTAGGGGCAAAGGACAAAATGGAAATGGAGAAAGTTCCGCAGGCAGGCTACACGATCAAAGGCCTTTGGATAAGCGGACTTCAACGGAAACTAACGTTTAAAAACTTGATGTTTCCCATAAAATTGATGCATAGTTTGTTGAGTGCAGGAAAAATAGTAAACCAATTCAAACCCGATGTTGTCATTGGCACCGGTGGCTTTGCAAGCGGTCCACTTTTAAGGGTGGCCTCTGGCAAGGGAATTCCCTGTGTGTTACAAGAGCAGAATTCCTATGCCGGTATTACCAATAAGCTTTTGGCCGGTAAGGCCGAAAAAATATGCGTCGCCTATGATGGTATGGAGCGCTATTTTCCAAAGGAAAAAATCGTGAAAACTGGAAATCCGGTTCGGGCGGATTTGGTAAATACACAATTGGACAAAGTAACAACAGCAAAGGTTTTTGGATTAAAACCAAACAAAGCCATACTCCTCATTTTAGGGGGAAGCCTGGGAGCGCGGCGAATCAATCAGTTGGTGGAGGCTAAGTTGGATTTTTTCAAGGAATTGGGAATTCAGCTGCTTTGGCAATGTGGGAAACTGTATGTGGAGGACTATGTAAAACATACTTCGGAAGAAGTCAAAGTGGTACCATTTATCAACAATATGGACAAAGCCTTTGCAGCTGCCGATGTTATTGTTTCAAGGGCTGGGGCAAGTTCGGTCTCCGAGCTGTGCATTGTGGGTAAGCCCGTACTCTTTATTCCATCGCCCAATGTCGCGGAAGACCATCAGACCAAAAATGCTTTGGCATTGGTAAAGGAAGACGCCGCTTTGCTGTTGAAGGAATCCCGGTTGGATGGGGAATTTGAGGCCGTCTTTAAGGAATTGATGCATTCAAAAGAGCGGCAAGCGACGCTTGGAAAGAATATAAAAAAATTGGCCTTGCCCAATGCAACAGGTCACATTGTGGATGAGATAGAAAAACTTTTGAATTGA
- a CDS encoding FtsW/RodA/SpoVE family cell cycle protein, translating into MKALLRNLRGDRAIWGIVALLALFSFLPVYSASTNLVYVKDAGTTIGYLVKHGVLLFLGFMIIYAVHRIPTHYFKGLSLIAMPIIIPLLAYTLTVETQIGEVTANRWIRIPVIGVNFQTSTLASVVLMIWIARYLTKIKDSHITFKDSILPLWIPTALVIALILPENFSTAAILSFMVLMLCFLGGYPLKYLLSMVGVGLLVVAMFITVLFAAPDKIPSQRALTWKNRIETFLYPEKASADASRQVEYAKMAVAEGGLVGKGAGKSVMKNLLSQSTSDFIFAIIIEEYGLVGGLGLLFFYLLLLFRIVVVANSAKSVFAKLLVIGVGLPIVFQAFINMAVVVELFPTTGQPLPLISMGGTSIWMTCLAIGIVLSASDKKQEETTSAEVDDTNPLEVLSGQL; encoded by the coding sequence ATGAAAGCACTATTGCGCAATTTAAGGGGAGATCGGGCTATTTGGGGCATTGTTGCCCTTTTGGCACTATTTTCCTTTTTACCGGTGTATAGTGCAAGTACCAATTTGGTCTATGTAAAGGATGCAGGTACGACCATTGGTTATTTGGTAAAACATGGCGTATTACTGTTTTTGGGTTTCATGATCATTTATGCCGTACACCGGATACCTACACATTACTTTAAAGGCCTGTCCCTGATAGCAATGCCCATTATCATACCACTCTTGGCATACACCTTGACCGTGGAAACCCAAATTGGGGAAGTAACGGCAAATAGATGGATTCGCATACCGGTCATCGGAGTGAATTTTCAAACCTCCACCCTGGCCTCCGTGGTCCTTATGATCTGGATAGCCAGGTACTTGACCAAAATCAAGGATAGCCACATCACCTTTAAGGACAGTATTTTACCACTATGGATTCCCACGGCTTTGGTCATTGCCCTGATTTTACCCGAAAACTTTTCCACGGCAGCCATTTTAAGCTTTATGGTATTGATGTTGTGCTTTCTGGGCGGCTATCCCTTAAAGTATCTTTTAAGTATGGTGGGCGTTGGTCTGCTTGTCGTGGCCATGTTCATAACCGTATTGTTTGCGGCTCCGGACAAGATTCCGTCGCAAAGGGCACTTACCTGGAAAAACCGTATTGAAACCTTTTTATATCCCGAAAAAGCTTCGGCAGATGCGTCAAGACAGGTGGAATATGCAAAAATGGCCGTTGCGGAAGGTGGCCTGGTGGGCAAGGGTGCTGGAAAGAGTGTGATGAAAAATCTGTTATCGCAGAGCACCTCGGATTTCATATTTGCCATCATTATAGAGGAATATGGACTTGTTGGTGGTTTGGGCTTGCTGTTCTTTTACCTATTGCTGCTATTTCGAATAGTAGTGGTAGCCAATTCGGCCAAATCGGTTTTTGCCAAATTACTGGTGATAGGAGTGGGGTTGCCCATCGTATTTCAGGCATTTATAAATATGGCCGTGGTTGTGGAATTATTTCCAACCACAGGTCAGCCATTACCCTTGATAAGCATGGGGGGAACCTCAATATGGATGACTTGTTTGGCCATAGGAATAGTGTTGAGCGCGAGTGATAAAAAACAAGAGGAAACAACTTCGGCGGAAGTTGATGATACCAACCCTTTGGAAGTATTAAGTGGGCAATTATAA
- the murD gene encoding UDP-N-acetylmuramoyl-L-alanine--D-glutamate ligase, translating into MKRLVVLGGGESGVGTAILGKQKGFGVFVSDKGEIKPEYKEVLEHFEIEWEDNQHTEERILNADLVMKSPGIPDKVPLVQKLVVQGTPVISEIEFASQYTDATIIGITGTNGKTTTTSLAYHLLKEAGLNAGCAGNIGDSYAKMVAEKDVDHYVLEISSFQLDGIVDFKPKVAVITNITEDHLDRYEYQFEKYIAAKFRIAMNQDENDYLIYDADDKIIQEGLQKHTIRSKQVPFSLSTSQEMGAWMENGVIQFKLEANTIDMSTDFLTLEGQHNIKNTMAAGLAAMLVGVRKEAIKQSIQTFQGVPHRLEKVLKINHVEYLNDSKATNVNAAYYALEGIKKPIVWIVGGVDKGNDYTPLMPLVREKVKGIICLGMDNTKLMDTFSGVVEPMVETFSMEQAVKVAYKMATRGDAVLLSPACASFDLFENYEDRGNQFKAAIRKL; encoded by the coding sequence ATGAAGCGTTTGGTGGTGCTTGGTGGAGGGGAGAGTGGCGTAGGTACGGCCATTTTGGGAAAACAAAAAGGGTTTGGGGTCTTTGTTTCGGACAAAGGGGAAATCAAACCGGAATATAAGGAAGTTCTTGAACATTTTGAGATTGAATGGGAAGATAACCAGCATACCGAAGAAAGGATTTTAAATGCTGACCTGGTGATGAAAAGTCCGGGCATCCCGGACAAGGTGCCTTTGGTGCAAAAATTGGTAGTGCAAGGTACCCCGGTGATTTCAGAAATTGAATTTGCATCCCAATATACGGATGCCACCATTATTGGAATCACGGGAACCAATGGAAAAACAACCACCACGAGCCTTGCTTATCATTTGTTGAAAGAGGCAGGCTTAAATGCGGGCTGTGCGGGAAACATTGGGGACAGTTATGCCAAAATGGTAGCTGAAAAGGACGTGGACCATTATGTGTTGGAAATAAGCAGCTTTCAACTGGACGGTATTGTTGATTTTAAGCCAAAAGTTGCCGTGATAACCAATATAACGGAGGACCATTTGGACCGCTATGAGTACCAATTTGAAAAATATATCGCGGCTAAATTCAGGATAGCCATGAACCAGGATGAAAATGACTATCTGATTTATGATGCTGATGATAAGATTATTCAGGAGGGGCTGCAAAAGCACACCATTCGATCAAAACAGGTTCCCTTTTCCTTGAGCACAAGTCAGGAAATGGGCGCTTGGATGGAAAATGGGGTAATACAATTTAAACTAGAAGCTAACACGATAGATATGAGTACGGATTTTTTGACTTTGGAAGGACAACATAATATTAAGAATACCATGGCCGCAGGTTTGGCAGCTATGTTGGTCGGTGTTCGTAAGGAGGCCATCAAACAAAGTATCCAAACATTCCAAGGGGTACCACACCGATTGGAAAAGGTTTTGAAAATCAATCATGTGGAATATCTGAATGATTCCAAAGCCACCAATGTAAATGCTGCATATTACGCTCTTGAAGGTATAAAAAAACCAATTGTCTGGATTGTTGGAGGGGTAGATAAAGGCAATGATTATACCCCCTTAATGCCTTTGGTAAGGGAAAAGGTAAAAGGCATTATTTGTTTGGGAATGGACAATACCAAGCTCATGGACACCTTTAGTGGGGTAGTGGAGCCCATGGTAGAAACCTTTTCAATGGAACAAGCCGTGAAGGTGGCCTATAAAATGGCCACTCGTGGCGATGCCGTTCTACTTTCCCCGGCCTGTGCAAGTTTCGACCTGTTCGAAAACTACGAGGATAGGGGTAATCAATTTAAAGCGGCAATCAGAAAATTATAG
- the mraY gene encoding phospho-N-acetylmuramoyl-pentapeptide-transferase — translation MLYYLFEYLERQYQLPGASLFQFLTFRAAVAVILSLLIAMVYGKRIILFLQKQQIGETIRDLGLEGQQQKAGTPTMGGIIIIMSTLIPVLLVGDLKNIYVVLLIVTMLWMGIIGFIDDYIKIFKKDKKGLKGRFKVMGQIVLGLIVGAVLYFHPMVTMKEKDVMTITQDFKVEKVYGQEIKSVRTNIPFFKNNELDYADLISWMGDGAADYAWLIFIPIVILIVTAVSNGANLTDGIDGLAGGSSAIIVLTLGIFAWVSGNIQFSDYLDIFYIPRVGELVVFIAAFVGGLVGFLWYNTYPAQVFMGDTGSLTIGGVIAVIAIIVRKELLIPLLCGIFFAESISVMLQVGYFKHTKKKYGEGRRIFLMAPLHHHYQKKMYHESKIVTRFWIVGILLAILSIVTLKIR, via the coding sequence ATGCTTTACTATTTGTTTGAATATTTAGAACGACAATACCAACTTCCGGGAGCTTCCCTGTTTCAGTTTCTCACCTTCCGGGCAGCTGTGGCGGTAATCCTTTCCTTGCTTATTGCCATGGTATATGGTAAACGAATCATCCTTTTTCTCCAAAAGCAACAAATAGGGGAAACCATCCGCGATCTGGGATTGGAGGGACAACAGCAGAAGGCGGGTACCCCTACAATGGGTGGTATCATTATTATTATGTCCACTTTAATACCGGTACTGTTGGTAGGGGACTTAAAGAATATTTATGTCGTCCTATTGATCGTTACCATGCTCTGGATGGGAATTATCGGGTTTATTGACGACTACATTAAAATTTTTAAAAAGGATAAAAAAGGGCTAAAGGGCCGCTTTAAGGTAATGGGCCAAATTGTTTTGGGACTCATTGTAGGGGCCGTGCTCTATTTCCATCCTATGGTCACCATGAAGGAAAAGGATGTTATGACCATTACCCAGGACTTTAAGGTAGAAAAGGTCTATGGGCAGGAAATTAAATCCGTTCGTACCAATATTCCTTTTTTCAAGAATAATGAATTGGACTACGCGGACCTCATTTCGTGGATGGGGGATGGCGCAGCGGATTATGCATGGTTGATTTTTATTCCGATTGTGATTCTTATCGTAACCGCGGTATCCAACGGTGCCAATTTAACCGATGGGATCGATGGTTTGGCCGGAGGTTCCTCGGCGATCATTGTGTTGACCTTGGGCATATTCGCCTGGGTATCGGGTAACATACAATTCTCTGACTATCTGGATATTTTCTATATCCCAAGGGTAGGGGAATTGGTGGTTTTTATAGCGGCCTTTGTGGGGGGGCTCGTAGGTTTTCTTTGGTACAATACCTATCCCGCCCAGGTTTTTATGGGGGATACGGGAAGCTTGACAATTGGTGGGGTCATCGCCGTAATAGCCATCATTGTTCGCAAGGAGTTGTTGATTCCATTGCTATGCGGAATTTTTTTCGCCGAGTCCATATCGGTGATGTTACAGGTTGGATATTTCAAGCATACAAAGAAAAAATACGGAGAGGGCAGGCGGATCTTTTTAATGGCGCCATTGCACCATCACTATCAAAAGAAAATGTACCATGAAAGTAAAATTGTCACCCGTTTTTGGATTGTGGGGATTTTGTTGGCCATACTAAGCATAGTAACACTTAAAATACGCTAG